From the Brassica napus cultivar Da-Ae chromosome A8, Da-Ae, whole genome shotgun sequence genome, one window contains:
- the BNAA08G11990D gene encoding uncharacterized protein BNAA08G11990D: MQTHDQMEVCSTVTTKKLSSLAKLILFTIQKVSDASRHKLLTTLDPHLLAKHGKTLRKSLNDVVSTSHSRITCRPFDHDDVRSSFISPVPIQLHYEFSCSSTPPRRSYASTTTGYHVSIGRRKPLINKRQRHAYIRYNTLPKVRHVAAAVFPDVASSTGTMDSCYVDRAAEEFIQRFHRQLRLQRWMMAQEV; the protein is encoded by the coding sequence ATGCAAACACACGACCAGATGGAGGTATGTTCAACAGTCACGACCAAGAAGCTCTCAAGCCTCGCGAAACTAATCCTCTTCACCATCCAGAAGGTCTCAGACGCCTCACGTCACAAACTCCTCACTACTCTCGATCCACACTTACTCGCAAAACACGGCAAGACCCTACGCAAGTCTCTGAACGACGTCGTATCAACTTCCCACTCCCGCATCACGTGCCGTCCCTTCGACCACGACGACGTACGATCCTCCTTCATCTCGCCTGTCCCCATCCAGCTCCACTACGAGTTCAGCTGCAGCAGCACCCCACCGAGACGTTCCTACGCCTCAACCACCACCGGCTACCACGTCAGCATAGGACGACGCAAACCGCTTATCAACAAACGCCAACGCCACGCGTATATAAGGTACAACACGCTCCCTAAGGTCCGACACGTGGCGGCGGCCGTGTTTCCTGACGTAGCTAGCAGCACGGGAACCATGGATAGCTGCTACGTGGACAGAGCCGCCGAGGAGTTTATACAGAGGTTCCATAGACAGCTGAGGTTGCAGAGGTGGATGATGGCTCAGGAGGTTTAG
- the LOC106359793 gene encoding serine/threonine-protein kinase Aurora-1-like, which produces MAIATEKEVSDVSAVAQKRWNLGDFDIGKPLGRGKFGHVYLAREKRSNHIVALKVLFKTQLQQSQVEHQLRREVEIQSHLRNPNILRLYGYFYDQKRVYLILEYAARGELYKELQKCKYFSERRAATYVASLARALIYCHGKHVIHRDIKPENLLIGAQGELKIADFGWSVHTFNRRRTMCGTLDYLPPEMVESVEHDASVDIWSLGILCYEFLYGVPPFEAMEHSDTYRRIVQVDLKFPPKPIVSASAKDLISQMLVKESAQRLPLHKLLEHPWIVQNADPSGIYRG; this is translated from the exons ATGGCGATCGCTACGGAGAAG gagGTTTCAGATGTATCAGCAGTTGCACAAAAGAGATGGAATCTGGGTGATTTCGACATCGGAAAGCCTCTTGGAAGAGGCAAGTTTGGTCACGTTTACCTTGCTCGAGAGAAGCGCAGCAACCACATTGTCGCCCTAAAGGTTCTGTTCAAGACACAGCTTCAACAATCTCAAGTTGAGCATCAGCTCAGAAGAGAAGTTGAGATCCAGTCTCATCTTCGTAACCCCAATATACTCCGGCTCTATGGTTACTTCTATGATCAG AAAAGGGTTTATTTGATACTTGAGTATGCTGCTAGAGGCGAGCTTTACAAGGAGCTTCAGAAATGCAAATACTTTAGCGAGAGACGAGCTGCTACT TATGTTGCATCGTTGGCGAGGGCTCTCATCTATTGCCATGGCAAGCATGTGATACACAGAGATATCAAACCAGAGAATCTGTTAATCGGTGCTCAG GGTGAGCTCAAGATTGCAGACTTTGGTTGGTCAGTGCACACATTTAACCGCAGAAGGACAATGTGTGGGACGCTTGATTACCTTCCTCCTGAGATGG TTGAAAGCGTAGAACATGATGCAAGTGTAGATATCTGGAGCCTAGGGATTCTCTGTTACGAGTTCCTTTATGGTGTACCTCCTTTTGAAGCTATGGAGCACTCGGACACATACAGAAG GATTGTGCAAGTCGACCTCAAGTTCCCTCCTAAACCAATTGTGTCTGCCTCTGCAAAGGATCTGATTAGCCAG ATGCTTGTCAAGGAGTCTGCACAACGTCTGCCACTGCACAAACTTCTTGAGCACCCATGGATTGTGCAGAACGCTGATCCTTCTGGAATCTACAGGGGTTGA